The stretch of DNA CTTAGCATTGGATCCGAAAACAGGAGAAGGTTACAACGTAGAAGATCACATCTGGAAAATAAACGCACTTTTTACAGCTCCTGTTGTAGCATCAGATGGATTCTATACATATCTGAGCCCGTCTAATCCGGGAGATTCTACGATAAAGAAGTCTGACGGTACTGAAGTGGAGATTGTAGACTCAATTTGTAAATTTGACTGGGACGGCAATCTTGTTTGGATGTGTGAGTATAATAAATTCGTCAAGGCACCGCTGACACTTGCAGACGGAGTGCTTTATGCTATGGAATACTCTGCTGGAGGAATTGAGAATAAATATGGAGAAGCGGGTCATCTTGCAGCTGTAAATGCAGAAGATGGTACTCTTCTCTGGAGAGTATTCCTCGAACCCTGCACCTCTGATTCATATTCTATGGGGCAGGCAACAGTAATTGACGGAAAGATCTATGTTGGAAATGACTACGGGGCTGTATACTGTCTGTCAGATGTGGCAGGTCCCAGTTCTGTGGAATCAGAAATAAACTCATTACAGACCGCTGGATTTCATCACTGGTCTTGGTATGTTTTGATAGCAGCGATTGTTGCGACCATGGCATTGTTCGTCATATTATACAGGGGAGCTTGAATGACAACTGACAGCAGAAGTAAGACAGACACTTCATCATCTCAATTGGATGATAACTCCGATTCATGGATTATCAAGACCCGCAGAGTTTTCAGCAGAGCCTTTGGGAGAATGAAAGATGATATGGATCCTGGTGATGAAAGTGACATAGCTTTGAAGAAGAAGAGATTCGTAATTATTTCTGTATTTGGAATAATCATGGCAGTCATTGCCTTCTTCATTTCTATCTCAATCGCCGCTGGAGGAGTAATTCCAATAAGTGATGCTATTTCATCTTTGGTTTCTTCTATTGGAAAACATGGGGTGAATCTGAATGAAGAAGAGCTGTATATTTTTGAATCAAGGCTTCCTAGAGCTTTAGCGGCAATCGCAGTAGGTGCTGGTTTGTCTATAGCAGGCTGCATGTATCAGGCCATCATTAGAAATCCCCTTGTTGATCCATACATCACTGGTGTATCTTCTGGAGCGGGCTGTCTGGCAGTTGCTGTAGGGGCAATAGGTGCATCCATACCATTTATGGGTGCAGATAATTTGTATCTAGTTCCCATCGCAGCAATTGTCGGAGGTCTTATAGCATTCGGCATTACTATGCTGGTAGCAGAATGCTCTGGAGGTTCAGCGACCAATTATATTTTGGCAGGTGTGATTGTAGGATTCGCATTTTCTTCAATACAGACAATATTCATCTCAATGGCTAAAGATAACTTCAGTGACGTTATGTGGTGGCTCTACGGTTCATTCGCGCAGGTCACTTGGGAAAATGCCTGGTTGGTATTTATTCCTGTTCTGCTTTTATCTCTCGTGTCCATGCTTTGGGCAAGGGAATTCAATTTGTTTATGATGGGTGAAGAGCAGGCAAAACAATTAGGATTGAATGTAAAATTATTCAAAAGGAGCATGATGATCCTTGCTTCAATTCTTACTGCACTCTGTGTTGCTTTTGTCGGAATCATAGGGTTCGTGGGTCTGGTGGTGCCTCATGCTTGCAGAATGGCTTTAGGCGGTGATCACCGTCTGATAATGCCTGCTAGCATAATTATTGGAGCCATGCTGATGCTGTTTGCGGATATTGTAGCAAGAATGGCAATGATCCCAATGGAATTGCCTGTCGGTGCCATCACAGCTATAATCGGTACGCCTGTGTTTGCATATATGCTCATTAAAAAGGGGCGTGAGTACGATGGCTGATCCTTTACTGGAAATACGCGGATTGAATAAGAAATTTGGAGATTTTCAGGCTCTTAAGGATATTAATCTGGAATTGGACAAGGGATTGATGATCGGCCTTATCGGCCCGAACGGATGCGGCAAATCAACGATGATGAAATGTATCTGTAAGATTCACGACATGTCTTCTGGATCAATTCATATCGATGGGGAAGATATCAGCAGAAAAAAGCCGGCAGAAGTATCAAAACTGGTAGCGACAGTACCTGCTGAATCCGGACCGACATTCGGCCTTACAGTTACAGACATGGTTATGCTGGGAAGGTATCCATTCGTCAATAGAATCTGGTGGGAAAATCCTGAAGATGAAGTCGTGGTCAGAAATGCACTGAAAACATTTGGCATTTATCATCTCCGCAAGAAACAGGTTTCTATGCTGTCATCGGGAGAACGGCAGCGTGCAATGATTGCTAAAGCATACGTGCAGGAGCCGAAAGTAATGCTTGTAGATGAACCGACCAGCCACTTAGATATGAAATATAAGCTGCAGGTCATGGAATATCTCAAAAAAATGTCCCATACTGATATGACTGTAATTGTGGCAGAACATGATATCAGCCTGATGGCTCGTTATTGTGATATATGTGTAATTATGAAAAAAGGGGAAATACAGACAATAGGTGATCCCAAGGTTGTAATTACAGAAGATCTTATCCGTGATGTTTATGAAGTTGATTCAAGGATTGGATTGGATGAAGACGGAGAGATATATGTTCTTCCTAAAAAGTACATTGATGTAGAGGAGTATTGATGGCTGACGAAGCATCTGAGATCAGCGAAACTTCCGCTGCTCCAGAAGCGTATATGCTTTATTGTTACAGCTGTGGCCATGCATGGTATCCAAGGGATGAAAAACTTCCTAAGAGGTGTCCGAGATGCAGGTCTTCCAGATGGGACCATCCACTAAAAAAGGAAACGAAATGTAAATTCTGCGGATATGAATGGCGGCTTACTTCAATTAATGAAAAATGTCCATCCTGCGGACAGTTGCAAACAATCAGTACTAGGCAGCGTTCTTTATACTGCAATCAATGTGATCACACCTGGATTCAACGAAAAGATGAAATTCCTAAAAAATGTCCACTCTGCAGATCTTCTGAATGGAATAAACCGAAAGCACACAGGCTTGTATGTAGCAGATGTGGTCATGTTTGGAAAAATCAATCCAGTACTCCGAAAAAATGCCCTAAATGTCAGTCTACTTTATGGAATGTGCCCAGGCCTACGCTTCAATGCAGACGCTGTGGTCATAAATGGACGCTAAAAGGTAGACGCAGACTGGAAGATGTCAAGATCTGCCCAAAATGTAAGTCTACCAAATGGAATGAAGCACCTAAAGTGTTTTTATGCAAGAGCTGTGGCAAAACACATATTCTCAAATCGAACCAAAAAATTGTAGTATGCCCGTATTGTAAATCTGATCAGCAGACATGTGAATTGAAGTGTCATTTTTGTGGATATATGTGGAATGCTGATGAGGAAGGCGGAGACATGTGTCCGAGGTGCAAAACTACCATTACTGACGATGCAGCACTTGTCTCTCACACATTAGATATCTGGTCGAGTGATAATAAGATTCTTCGATATACTTCCAGCAACGGGTTTGGTTTCATTTACTTATGGATAGGACTGGAACCAGTAACCACTATGTATTTTCATGAGGCCTGCAGGAAGCTTAACATCAATGCAGAAAAATTTATTGATGCAGTCGGCAACCATACAATGAATGACACATTCAGAGAACTTGCAGATTATCTATATGAGCATCGGGATGATTATAAACAATACATTCCTTATTTCAAAAAGCGTCTGAATCTAAGCGAGACTGATGCTAAAATACTCTCAATTCATTTTATTGGAATGGGTCCAGAAGCGATAGCGGTAAAATTCAACCTTCCGTATGACCGCGTGAAAGAGTCTTTTGATCGTATAATGGATGCATTTGCAGATTCCGGGATTGCCGTAGACGATTCAGTTTTCACTGAGAATCCATTTGATTATTATTAAATGGAGAAATTTTGCTGTAATTCTGAATATATGGACCTAAAGTGTCTTGTAGTGTAACTTATCAGGACCATATGTATTATTATTGTATTGTAATGTAGTATAATTTATTGTTATGTATTACATGTTAATGTATTATAAGGATTAATCGTGCATGTAATTTTTCTACCTGATATTTCATATATGTATATTGGCTTCTTGAGTCAATCATTCTTTTCTCACTATGAAATTACATATTATTGTGATATTTCTTACGTATAATACTACCATTTTCCAAATAAGATACATATATACCTATAACATTCAATACTTGGACTATTCATCCAATAATTTAAAATCACCTGACTTTAAGTCATTTGGGATATGTAGTTCCAAGAGGAGGATTTAGGATAAGTATGACGGAATACAGTTGTGTAGACCACACTGACAATTTTGTTTCTGACGGTGAAAGCACACTTAGTGTTGAGCAGGATTCTTCTGAAACTGTATTGACCTGCAGAATCTGCTCTCATACATGGAAACCTAAAAATTCTAATGCCTCTCCGCAAAGATGTCCTAAATGCAGAAGCACACGCTGGAATATGGACATGCCAGTTAATAACCGATGTGTGAGATGTGGCCACACCTGGATAAGCAACGGAAAAGAACCGACAAAATGTCCAGTCTGTCACTCTTCAAGGTGGAATACAAAATCGACAAGATGCATGTGTAAGAAATGTGGGCATGTCTGGGAAAAGAAAAAGAGCGGTACGCCTAAGAAATGCCCGCTTTGCAAATCCTATTACTGGAATATTCCGAATACTGCATCTATTCTAAACAATCCATCGTTGGTTTTCAGCAATGATTCCAGAAAATGGCTGATGACTCCCTATAGAAGGGAATTGTTTGGGATCATGAACGCTGAATGCAGTAAGCATGAGAAAGTGGAATCAATCTCAAAACTTCTGAACATTGATCTAAAAGAATCAGAAGTATACTTGATGTATCTGGAAGGTTTAGATCTGGTATCTGTGTCGATAGCCTGCGATCTTCCATTTGAGATAACTATCAATGTAGTTCAGGATGTCGAATGTGCATTATTCAGTAATCGTCCCAGGATGGAAGCGCGCACATGAAAATATTAGATATCAAAAAATACGGGCCGATCTACAGATTCAGCGATGCTAATCTTTATTGGACACTATACCACCTTTCTAAAAATAAATCATTGGGGCGTCGTAATCTTGCTTCTAAAGTAGGTATAGGCGAAGGAAGCATGCGCAATGTCCTTAAGATACTGAAAGAGTGGAATCTTATCATGATTGAAAGTCATGGCATAATCATCTCTGATGATGGACGATTATTCCTTCACAGTATACCTATTGAAATTGTAGAGTCAAATCTATCAGATTATGTTGGTATCCCGAATCAATGTTGCTGTGGAATTATAGTTTTTAAGCAGTCTTCTAAAATTCAGGATGGTATCAGGCAGCGGGATATATGCATCAAATCTGGTGCTAACGGCTGTATAACCTTCATATTAAAAGACGGAAAGCTAACAATCCCTCCTGGGCGTAATTTGGATGAGGAGTACTCAGATAGCCTTAAAAAAATAGAACGCTCACTGTGCCTGGCTGAAGGTGATGTTCTCATACTCAGCTATTCTGTTGATGAATGTGCTGCAGCAAATGCAGCTGTAATGGCTTCACTTGATTTGATCTGATGACTTTGTGCACCGTATCTCATGCTCCGCCTGCTTCATACCCTTAAAATAGATTGACACATATATCCAATCGACTATGAAGCGGATTGCAGTATATGGCAAAGGGGGAATTGGAAAATCTACAATTTCTTCTAATCTGACTGCAGCTCTTTCTGACATGGGCACAAAAGTCCTGCAGATCGGATGCGACCCTAAACACGACTCCACACGGCTGCTGTATAGTGGTTTTAATGACATTACTGTACTTGAGTATCTGAGAGATACATACCCTGATGAGAGATCTCTGGGAGATATCGTTCATACTGGATACAAGGGCTGTTTATGTGTAGAAGCAGGAGGTCCTGAACCAGGTATAGGCTGTGCGGGCAGAGGCATAATCTCAGCCTTTGAGCTGCTTCGTGATCTCAATATTAACTCAATTCCAATTGACATTACAATATACGATGTTTTAGGGGATGTAGTCTGCGGAGGATTCGCCGTCCCTCTGCGTGACGGCTATGCAGATACAGTATATATTGTGACTTCCGGGGAGTTCATGTCAATATATGCCGCAAATAACATCCTGAAAGGAACGGCAAATTACAATCCGGATAGGATTGGAGGCATAATATTCAACAGTCGTGGGGATGATGAAGAATATGAGCGGGTAAAGAGATTCTCTGAAGCAGTTTCTATTCCTATCGTAGCATCATTCAAGCGTTCAAGAGAATTTTTAGATGCAGAAAAGCTCGGAAAAACTGTAGTGGAGGCTTACCCAGACTCACCCCTCGTAAAATCATTCAGAGATCTTGCCAAAATGGTTTTAGACGGTAAAAAATACACTGCAAAATATCTTGACGAGGCGGAACTGGAAAAAACAGTCTTGGGTGCAGCAACCTCTAAAAACACTATGCGCCATAGTTCTCCGTTAAGAGAAGCGGATATGATATCTGAACCCAGGTATTATACATCCCGCAATGTGCAGAAAAATGAAGTGCTGCATGGCTGTGCATTTGCCGGTGCAGCTTCGATTACGATGTCTATGACATCTCTAACCACACTGATGCATTCTCCGCGCAACTGTGCACAATTTGCATATCAGCTCGCATCCAATGCAGTCAAGCGCTCATACATTTGTGAGGGTACAGCGATTCATGGTTTTTCGCATCCAAATGTTGCATGCACTGGTATGACCGAATCAACAATGATCTTCGGTGGCAATGACGAACTCAGGTCTTCTTTAAAATCAGTTCTTGACAGTGGCCGGAAAAACATCGCTGTGATAACATCGTGTCCTTCTGGAATTATCGGTGACGACGTAGAAAATATAATCAGTGATTTATCATCGCAATATCCAGATGCAACTATTGTACCGTTGATTGAAGATGGAAACGTTAACGGTGATTTTACACAGGGTGTAATCGATGCATCTATCGCGCTGACAAAAGCTTTCGTAAATGCTTCATCATGTAAGACAGACTCTGTAAATTTGATAGGCGTTAAGACCATTTCAACGAACTGCATAAAAAATTCAGATTTTATAGAGAGTATTCTTTCTAAATTAGGAATCAAAATAAACTGCAAATATCTTGGAAACGATGATATTGAGAATCTCAAAAACCTTACAGAAGCTAAATTCAATCTTCTTCTGAATCCAGACCGTTTTGCTATGATGTTGAAACAGTTTCTTGAGGATAACTACGGTATGAGTTTCTCTAGCTATATTGCCAGACCTGGATTGAGGGCGACTGTAGAATGGATCAGAGAAGTGGGAAAATACTTTAGCAAAGAGGAAACTGCTGAACACATCATTCAGGACATCTGCTCTGAATACAATGCACATCTGGAATTTTTGAAAAATCATCTGCAAGGCAGAACTGTATACATAGCAAGCATGAACAAAGACATTGATTGGATTCTGGAGATGCTTGAAGGAACCGGAATGAAGATCATAAGAGCGGTTGTTATCGACAGACCTGATTATACGATGGATTACGACATTAAAGCTAATTATCCATTCGTTGATATTATTGAAAAATTTGAAATAAACGACCTTATCAGCGACATAAATTTAAAGAAACCAGATTTGTTAATTTCTGCCTATCCGATGGATGTAAATTCTGAAATTATGCAGATGTACATTCCGCTGGTACCAGATATCGGGCCCTTTGGGGCATTGGAACTGGCAGATTCATGGGTGAGTTTTATGAAAGCACCAGCTGAAGAAGGGTGGAGAAACGATGGAAATTAATTATGATGAGCCTGAAGGTTTAATGGGCATACTGCTTGCCTTTGAGGGAGTGAAAGATGCAGAGACAATCCTCAATGGCCCTACCGGGTGTAAGTTTCACCCGTCTTCTGTATCTGAATCCGTGTATAGAAGAAAAGGATCATTTAACCCCATGGTATTTTCTGGTGAGTTCCATTTCTGCCAGCCTCGTATCCCTTGCACTTATCTTGGAGGTTATGATTACATAACCGGATCTAAAGACAGGCTGAACAGACTTTTTGAGGAGATAAGCAGTTCTAATCCGCGTCTCATCGGTATAGTGAATTCTCCAGGTGCATCATTGATTGGCGAGTCCTTGAATGTTAGTGAAACGTCTATTCCGGTTGTGAAAATAGAGACTCCCGCATATTCTAGGTCAATGGGAGAAGGATTTCAGGAAGGATTAATGTCCATTCTGGAAAAAATTAAACCAAGTGGTACAAAAAGAAAAGGCTGCATAAATCTGCTTGGAATTTCTGTGTGGCATTTGAACTGGGAAGACAGTATTAACGATCTTTCTGCGCTGTTAAACTTGTGCGGAATTGAAGTTATATCTTCAGCAGGCGCCGGCTGGTCTGTTGATGATATACTATCATCGGGTGAAGCTGAACTCAATGTCATCATTCATGATGAATTTGGCAGCAAGGTTGGAAACTGGTATAAAGAAAATTGCAACATTCCTTTCATATCACCAGAGGTTCCGATAGGTTTTGACGCTTTGGAAAGCTGGCTTAAGGAAATATGCAGCATATTGGGAAAAGATGCTGCTCCCGCACTTGAAGTTATAAGATCTAAACGTAAAAAGGTGTATAGGGAACTTTTGGCAATGGATGAAAGAAAAGCTCTGCCGAAAGGCAGGACATTTTCGATTGCAGCAGACGGTTCTCTTGCATTTCCAATCCTTAGATTTTTGTATGAATATCTTGGAATGGTGCCGGTAGCTGTGAATGTGGAAGATCAGGAATGGAACCGTGTGATTGGTGAGTACCTTTCAAACAAAGGTCTCACTGCTTCAGAAAATGTATCTAACACTGTGGCTGATATTTTCATAGGGGATGGAAACACACTGTCATCTCTGCTTTTCAGAGATATTGTCAGAAGCGGAATAGTAGTAGAATCTCCGGGAATCAGGCAGATCGAGATACGAGATGAGCCTGTGTTAGGTTTGAATGGAACACTCCGTCTGCTTGATGGCGTGTTAAATTCATTAATCAGATAAATTCAGAAATAATATGCAGGGCAGACAGCCCTGCATTAATTGTTTAGAGTCTTGACTGGATAATACCAAATATGAATGTTATTACACCAGAGATTACCGCAAGGTAAAATCCGACTCCGTAGCT from Candidatus Methanomassiliicoccus intestinalis Issoire-Mx1 encodes:
- a CDS encoding nitrogenase component 1, yielding MEINYDEPEGLMGILLAFEGVKDAETILNGPTGCKFHPSSVSESVYRRKGSFNPMVFSGEFHFCQPRIPCTYLGGYDYITGSKDRLNRLFEEISSSNPRLIGIVNSPGASLIGESLNVSETSIPVVKIETPAYSRSMGEGFQEGLMSILEKIKPSGTKRKGCINLLGISVWHLNWEDSINDLSALLNLCGIEVISSAGAGWSVDDILSSGEAELNVIIHDEFGSKVGNWYKENCNIPFISPEVPIGFDALESWLKEICSILGKDAAPALEVIRSKRKKVYRELLAMDERKALPKGRTFSIAADGSLAFPILRFLYEYLGMVPVAVNVEDQEWNRVIGEYLSNKGLTASENVSNTVADIFIGDGNTLSSLLFRDIVRSGIVVESPGIRQIEIRDEPVLGLNGTLRLLDGVLNSLIR
- a CDS encoding DUF4443 domain-containing protein encodes the protein MKILDIKKYGPIYRFSDANLYWTLYHLSKNKSLGRRNLASKVGIGEGSMRNVLKILKEWNLIMIESHGIIISDDGRLFLHSIPIEIVESNLSDYVGIPNQCCCGIIVFKQSSKIQDGIRQRDICIKSGANGCITFILKDGKLTIPPGRNLDEEYSDSLKKIERSLCLAEGDVLILSYSVDECAAANAAVMASLDLI
- a CDS encoding P-loop NTPase family protein; translation: MADEASEISETSAAPEAYMLYCYSCGHAWYPRDEKLPKRCPRCRSSRWDHPLKKETKCKFCGYEWRLTSINEKCPSCGQLQTISTRQRSLYCNQCDHTWIQRKDEIPKKCPLCRSSEWNKPKAHRLVCSRCGHVWKNQSSTPKKCPKCQSTLWNVPRPTLQCRRCGHKWTLKGRRRLEDVKICPKCKSTKWNEAPKVFLCKSCGKTHILKSNQKIVVCPYCKSDQQTCELKCHFCGYMWNADEEGGDMCPRCKTTITDDAALVSHTLDIWSSDNKILRYTSSNGFGFIYLWIGLEPVTTMYFHEACRKLNINAEKFIDAVGNHTMNDTFRELADYLYEHRDDYKQYIPYFKKRLNLSETDAKILSIHFIGMGPEAIAVKFNLPYDRVKESFDRIMDAFADSGIAVDDSVFTENPFDYY
- a CDS encoding ABC transporter ATP-binding protein, with the translated sequence MADPLLEIRGLNKKFGDFQALKDINLELDKGLMIGLIGPNGCGKSTMMKCICKIHDMSSGSIHIDGEDISRKKPAEVSKLVATVPAESGPTFGLTVTDMVMLGRYPFVNRIWWENPEDEVVVRNALKTFGIYHLRKKQVSMLSSGERQRAMIAKAYVQEPKVMLVDEPTSHLDMKYKLQVMEYLKKMSHTDMTVIVAEHDISLMARYCDICVIMKKGEIQTIGDPKVVITEDLIRDVYEVDSRIGLDEDGEIYVLPKKYIDVEEY
- a CDS encoding FecCD family ABC transporter permease, with amino-acid sequence MTTDSRSKTDTSSSQLDDNSDSWIIKTRRVFSRAFGRMKDDMDPGDESDIALKKKRFVIISVFGIIMAVIAFFISISIAAGGVIPISDAISSLVSSIGKHGVNLNEEELYIFESRLPRALAAIAVGAGLSIAGCMYQAIIRNPLVDPYITGVSSGAGCLAVAVGAIGASIPFMGADNLYLVPIAAIVGGLIAFGITMLVAECSGGSATNYILAGVIVGFAFSSIQTIFISMAKDNFSDVMWWLYGSFAQVTWENAWLVFIPVLLLSLVSMLWAREFNLFMMGEEQAKQLGLNVKLFKRSMMILASILTALCVAFVGIIGFVGLVVPHACRMALGGDHRLIMPASIIIGAMLMLFADIVARMAMIPMELPVGAITAIIGTPVFAYMLIKKGREYDG
- a CDS encoding nitrogenase component 1, yielding MKRIAVYGKGGIGKSTISSNLTAALSDMGTKVLQIGCDPKHDSTRLLYSGFNDITVLEYLRDTYPDERSLGDIVHTGYKGCLCVEAGGPEPGIGCAGRGIISAFELLRDLNINSIPIDITIYDVLGDVVCGGFAVPLRDGYADTVYIVTSGEFMSIYAANNILKGTANYNPDRIGGIIFNSRGDDEEYERVKRFSEAVSIPIVASFKRSREFLDAEKLGKTVVEAYPDSPLVKSFRDLAKMVLDGKKYTAKYLDEAELEKTVLGAATSKNTMRHSSPLREADMISEPRYYTSRNVQKNEVLHGCAFAGAASITMSMTSLTTLMHSPRNCAQFAYQLASNAVKRSYICEGTAIHGFSHPNVACTGMTESTMIFGGNDELRSSLKSVLDSGRKNIAVITSCPSGIIGDDVENIISDLSSQYPDATIVPLIEDGNVNGDFTQGVIDASIALTKAFVNASSCKTDSVNLIGVKTISTNCIKNSDFIESILSKLGIKINCKYLGNDDIENLKNLTEAKFNLLLNPDRFAMMLKQFLEDNYGMSFSSYIARPGLRATVEWIREVGKYFSKEETAEHIIQDICSEYNAHLEFLKNHLQGRTVYIASMNKDIDWILEMLEGTGMKIIRAVVIDRPDYTMDYDIKANYPFVDIIEKFEINDLISDINLKKPDLLISAYPMDVNSEIMQMYIPLVPDIGPFGALELADSWVSFMKAPAEEGWRNDGN